In one Fluviispira vulneris genomic region, the following are encoded:
- the tuf gene encoding elongation factor Tu encodes MAKEKFERSKPHMNIGTIGHVDHGKTTLTAAISAVLATRQGKVATKFDEIDKAPEEKARGITINASHIEYETPNRHYAHVDCPGHADYVKNMITGAAQMDGAILVCAATDGPMPQTREHILLARQVNVPYIVVFLNKCDIADPELTDLVEMEIRELLSKYGFPGDDTPVIRGSALAALQAPGDEKAGKAIVELMDAVDSFIKEPPRPIDKPFLMPIEDVFSISGRGTVCTGRIEQGMCKVGEELEIVGIKPTSKTICTGVEMFRKVLDQGQAGDNVGVLLRGTKREDVERGQVLAKPGSIKPFKKFTAQIYVLNKDEGGRHKPFFKGYRPQFYFRTTDVTGVVDLPASVEMVVPGDNVEITVELITPVAMEPGLRFAIREGGRTVGSGAVGKCIE; translated from the coding sequence GTGGCAAAGGAAAAATTTGAGCGTTCCAAGCCTCATATGAATATCGGTACCATTGGTCACGTTGACCACGGTAAGACCACTCTTACAGCTGCTATCTCTGCTGTTCTCGCTACACGTCAAGGTAAAGTTGCTACTAAATTCGACGAAATCGACAAAGCGCCAGAAGAAAAAGCTCGTGGTATTACCATTAACGCGTCCCACATTGAGTACGAAACCCCTAACCGTCACTACGCGCACGTTGACTGCCCTGGTCACGCTGACTACGTAAAGAACATGATCACTGGTGCCGCTCAGATGGACGGAGCAATCCTCGTTTGTGCAGCAACTGACGGTCCAATGCCTCAAACTCGCGAGCACATCTTGCTTGCGCGTCAGGTAAACGTTCCATACATCGTTGTCTTCTTGAATAAGTGCGACATTGCTGACCCTGAATTAACAGATCTCGTTGAGATGGAAATCCGCGAACTTCTTAGCAAGTATGGTTTCCCAGGTGACGACACCCCTGTTATTCGTGGATCCGCTCTTGCAGCTCTTCAAGCTCCTGGCGACGAAAAAGCTGGTAAAGCAATTGTTGAACTTATGGACGCTGTTGACTCTTTCATTAAAGAGCCACCACGCCCAATCGACAAACCTTTCCTTATGCCAATTGAAGATGTCTTCTCAATTTCTGGCCGTGGTACTGTTTGTACTGGTCGTATTGAACAAGGTATGTGTAAAGTTGGTGAAGAACTTGAAATCGTTGGTATTAAGCCAACTTCCAAGACTATCTGTACTGGTGTTGAAATGTTCCGTAAGGTTCTTGACCAAGGTCAAGCAGGCGACAACGTTGGTGTTCTTCTTCGTGGTACAAAACGTGAAGACGTTGAACGCGGTCAAGTTCTTGCTAAACCAGGATCTATCAAGCCATTCAAGAAGTTTACAGCGCAAATCTACGTTCTTAATAAGGACGAAGGTGGACGCCATAAACCTTTCTTCAAAGGTTACCGCCCACAATTTTATTTCCGTACAACTGACGTAACTGGTGTTGTTGATCTTCCAGCAAGCGTTGAAATGGTTGTTCCTGGAGATAACGTTGAAATCACAGTTGAACTTATTACTCCAGTTGCTATGGAACCAGGTCTACGTTTTGCGATTCGCGAAGGTGGCCGTACAGTTGGTTCAGGCGCTGTTGGTAAGTGCATCGAGTAA
- a CDS encoding hybrid sensor histidine kinase/response regulator produces MTNNNILIVDDSEFDRNVLVEGLRQKGGFKTFYAENDKQCFKILNKNNINLILMDIMMPGKLGSEILEKIRETHNSLELPIIMVTSKGDASDVIECLQKGANDYIKKPVHFEIAVTRISTHLRLAELSREMTKLKKIEALNAMITTYNHEINNPLTIAINCLENSEINKTELGKKLNTALWRIADIVKKIGNIGEKNEIELEQYTANTKMIKIQKALKSKNS; encoded by the coding sequence ATGACAAACAATAATATTTTAATCGTCGATGATAGTGAATTTGACAGAAACGTTTTGGTGGAAGGATTAAGACAAAAAGGAGGCTTTAAAACCTTTTACGCAGAAAATGATAAACAATGTTTTAAAATATTAAATAAAAATAATATAAATTTAATATTAATGGATATCATGATGCCAGGGAAATTGGGTTCAGAAATTCTAGAAAAAATTAGAGAGACTCATAACTCACTCGAACTTCCAATTATTATGGTCACTTCTAAAGGAGATGCTTCAGACGTAATTGAATGTCTGCAAAAAGGAGCCAATGATTATATTAAAAAACCTGTGCATTTTGAAATTGCTGTGACTCGCATTTCAACCCATTTAAGACTCGCAGAACTTTCAAGAGAAATGACAAAATTAAAAAAAATTGAAGCGTTAAATGCTATGATCACAACATATAATCACGAAATAAATAATCCTTTGACAATAGCTATAAACTGTTTAGAAAATTCTGAAATTAATAAAACAGAACTCGGAAAAAAACTAAATACTGCCCTATGGAGAATAGCAGATATTGTAAAAAAAATAGGGAATATTGGAGAAAAAAACGAAATAGAATTAGAACAATACACTGCGAATACAAAAATGATTAAAATACAAAAAGCCCTCAAAAGTAAAAACTCTTGA
- a CDS encoding Hpt domain-containing protein yields MNFNAMENLAQKTIESFLSMLPKYLIKIKKAIDKKNNENLEKSAHTLRGALSYFYADKSIDYCKKLEDMGRKKKITDALAIYKNLNTELIKLKSELKILKKELFK; encoded by the coding sequence ATGAATTTTAATGCCATGGAAAATTTAGCGCAAAAAACTATTGAGAGTTTTCTCTCTATGCTTCCAAAATATTTAATAAAGATTAAAAAAGCAATAGACAAAAAAAATAATGAGAACTTAGAAAAATCTGCGCATACTTTAAGAGGAGCTCTGTCATATTTTTATGCTGATAAATCTATAGATTATTGCAAAAAACTAGAAGATATGGGACGAAAAAAAAAGATTACAGATGCATTGGCTATATATAAAAATTTAAACACTGAGCTCATTAAATTAAAAAGTGAATTAAAAATCCTTAAAAAGGAACTTTTTAAATGA